A single genomic interval of Prochlorococcus marinus XMU1406 harbors:
- the lgt gene encoding prolipoprotein diacylglyceryl transferase, giving the protein MLIFQAFIQSPGETFLNLGFLTIRWYGLLISVSVLIGLFISKKLAKARNINPEYISEILPSLIIFSIIGARAYYVIFEWRQYSGESFFTSLELFNKIIKIPSFLAVWEGGIAIHGGLIGGLISIIFFCRSKKINLKTFIDILIPSIILGQSIGRWGNFFNNEAFGVPTNLPWKLFIPIQNRPLEFLNYEFFHPTFLYESFWNLFIFILLIITFNKQTKTDFFRPGLISCLYLISYSFGRFWIEGLRTDPLCIGGLPPFCDGGIRMAQFISIFLFSSGLIGIFFLRLRTYTGKNRKNG; this is encoded by the coding sequence ATGCTTATATTTCAAGCTTTTATACAATCTCCAGGAGAAACTTTTTTAAATTTAGGATTTCTAACTATTAGATGGTATGGATTGCTTATTTCGGTTTCAGTTTTAATAGGCCTATTTATCTCTAAAAAACTAGCAAAAGCAAGAAATATTAACCCAGAGTATATTAGTGAAATACTTCCATCATTAATAATCTTTTCAATAATTGGAGCTAGAGCTTATTACGTAATTTTTGAGTGGAGACAATATAGTGGAGAGAGCTTTTTTACTTCTTTAGAATTATTCAATAAGATCATTAAAATACCTTCTTTTCTTGCAGTTTGGGAAGGAGGAATAGCAATTCATGGAGGTCTAATTGGAGGATTAATATCTATAATCTTTTTCTGTAGATCGAAAAAAATTAATTTAAAAACTTTTATAGATATATTAATACCCTCGATTATTCTTGGACAATCAATAGGAAGGTGGGGAAATTTTTTTAATAATGAAGCCTTTGGAGTTCCTACAAATTTGCCTTGGAAATTATTTATACCTATTCAAAATAGGCCTTTAGAATTTCTTAATTATGAATTTTTTCATCCTACATTTCTCTATGAGTCATTTTGGAATCTTTTTATTTTCATACTCCTCATCATTACCTTTAATAAACAAACTAAAACAGATTTTTTCAGGCCTGGCTTAATTAGCTGTCTTTATTTAATAAGTTATAGCTTTGGAAGATTCTGGATTGAAGGTTTAAGAACTGATCCACTATGCATTGGTGGACTTCCACCTTTCTGTGATGGAGGTATAAGAATGGCTCAATTTATAAGTATTTTTCTATTTTCTTCTGGATTAATTGGAATATTTTTTTTAAGATTGAGAACATACACTGGGAAAAATAGAAAGAATGGATAA
- the cobM gene encoding precorrin-4 C(11)-methyltransferase, protein MDKKISFIGVGPGDPELLTVKALKKIKIADVIIWTDSLIPEKILDFSKEGSEKIKTSSLNLEQITSIMIEKFKAGKTVVRLHDGDPCLFGAIREQIEILKNEKIKIEIVPGVSAFQVAAAYHEAELTIPDVTQTIILTRAGGRTGMPEKESLKDLAKHNSSICLYLSARHVKRSQETLLEFYPPETKVIVGFRVSWDDGWTSLIELKDMENFSIEKRLIRTTIYIISPAISNSQKRSNLYNPSYRHLFRNK, encoded by the coding sequence ATGGATAAAAAAATATCCTTTATAGGTGTTGGTCCAGGCGATCCAGAATTATTAACTGTAAAAGCATTAAAAAAGATAAAAATTGCAGATGTCATTATTTGGACTGATTCTCTAATTCCTGAAAAGATTTTAGATTTTTCTAAAGAAGGTTCTGAAAAAATAAAAACGAGTTCTCTCAACTTAGAGCAAATCACCTCAATTATGATAGAAAAATTTAAGGCAGGGAAAACTGTTGTAAGATTGCATGATGGAGACCCTTGCCTTTTTGGAGCAATTAGAGAACAAATCGAAATTTTAAAAAACGAAAAAATTAAAATCGAAATTGTTCCTGGAGTAAGTGCTTTTCAAGTTGCTGCAGCATATCATGAAGCTGAGTTAACTATCCCTGACGTAACGCAAACAATAATTTTAACTAGAGCAGGAGGGAGAACAGGGATGCCCGAAAAAGAATCTCTGAAAGATCTTGCGAAACACAACTCCTCTATATGTCTTTATCTAAGTGCTAGACATGTGAAAAGGTCTCAAGAAACTCTACTAGAGTTCTACCCTCCAGAGACTAAAGTGATTGTTGGATTCAGAGTATCTTGGGATGATGGTTGGACGTCATTAATAGAATTAAAAGATATGGAAAATTTTTCTATTGAGAAAAGACTAATTAGAACAACTATTTACATAATTAGCCCAGCAATTAGTAATTCTCAAAAAAGATCTAATCTTTATAATCCATCTTATAGACATCTCTTTAGGAATAAATAA
- a CDS encoding 4-hydroxybenzoate polyprenyltransferase: MKYTIGHMQNKNQQLKLSTFFELLRWNKPTGRMILLIPAGWSLYLTPDANPTFLMLLRIILGGLLVSGLGCVVNDIWDKKIDQKVFRTKNRPLAANKIGLNTAYSILFFLILCSFFLTLSIPQPGRILSISLAFLALPIILIYPSAKRWFKYPQLILSICWGFAVLIPWAANEGNLNSIVLLFCWLATIFWTFGFDTIYALADKKYDIKIGINSSAVNLQNNTRITIQICYFLTSSFLALCGFINQMNFIFWPIWLTTSILMQRDIIKVFPEEKQSIKNIGNHFKNQSIYGGVLLLGIIIAS, encoded by the coding sequence ATGAAATATACAATAGGTCATATGCAAAATAAAAATCAACAACTTAAATTAAGTACTTTTTTTGAATTATTAAGGTGGAATAAGCCGACTGGAAGAATGATCTTACTTATTCCTGCTGGATGGAGTTTATATTTGACCCCAGATGCTAATCCAACATTTTTAATGTTGCTAAGAATTATTCTGGGAGGACTACTAGTAAGTGGATTAGGCTGCGTGGTTAATGATATTTGGGACAAAAAAATTGATCAAAAAGTTTTTAGGACAAAAAATAGACCTTTAGCTGCAAATAAAATAGGTCTTAACACAGCTTATTCAATTCTTTTCTTTTTAATTTTATGTAGCTTCTTTTTAACTTTGTCAATCCCTCAACCTGGAAGAATCCTTTCCATTTCACTTGCTTTTTTAGCATTACCTATTATTTTAATTTATCCTTCTGCCAAAAGATGGTTTAAATATCCTCAATTAATCTTATCCATATGCTGGGGTTTTGCTGTCTTAATTCCCTGGGCCGCAAATGAAGGCAATTTAAATAGTATTGTTTTATTGTTTTGCTGGCTAGCCACCATTTTTTGGACTTTTGGCTTTGACACTATTTATGCTTTAGCAGATAAAAAATATGATATCAAAATTGGAATAAATAGTTCCGCTGTTAACCTCCAGAACAATACGAGAATAACTATTCAAATTTGTTATTTTTTAACTTCTAGTTTTCTCGCATTATGCGGATTTATTAATCAAATGAATTTTATTTTTTGGCCAATTTGGCTCACAACGTCAATCTTAATGCAGAGAGATATAATAAAAGTATTTCCTGAGGAAAAGCAATCAATAAAAAATATTGGGAATCACTTCAAAAATCAATCAATTTATGGAGGAGTCCTTTTATTAGGAATTATTATTGCCTCATAA
- a CDS encoding Ppx/GppA phosphatase family protein, whose amino-acid sequence MIQKQDLRYFQEKQILVASIDIGTNSIHLLVAEINLELKSFSIKFTDKSTTRLGERDEEGNLTEESIQRALVTLKRFKEYCKSNGVKQIVTAATSAVREAPNGQDFIRRVLDETDIQIEMISGSEEARLIYLGVLSGMAFEDKSFVIIDIGGGSTELILADKKDAKALTSSRIGAVRLKNDFLNKESINSERSSFLTTFIKGSLEPSVRKIKSRSKGDKNLSMIATSGTATSLGNLISDDLGESKQKLHGYKFKRENLQNVLEKLIKLPVSEIKKIPSLSERRAEIIIPGALILKTAMEMLNFNELIISERALREGLVVDWMLRKGIIKSEFNIQSNIRKTTIVHQARKFGVDNTRAEKVIDIAFQIYDQTKNIFYSDNAPKAKELLWAASNLYNCGRYVNVGSYHKHSWYLIKNCELLGYSEAETNIIASIARYHRKSLPKKRHESWQNLISKEDKTLVLEMSLILRLAASLDQRPDKVISSVQIKLQKNILTFELLPLNRNHDLLLEKWNLGLCRNVIKELKNLDLKVI is encoded by the coding sequence ATGATACAGAAACAAGATTTAAGATATTTTCAAGAAAAGCAAATTTTAGTAGCTTCTATAGATATTGGAACTAACTCTATACATCTCTTGGTGGCAGAAATTAATCTAGAATTAAAATCATTTTCAATAAAATTCACTGATAAATCAACCACTCGTCTTGGAGAAAGAGATGAGGAGGGTAATCTCACTGAAGAATCAATCCAAAGAGCATTAGTTACTCTTAAGCGATTTAAGGAATATTGTAAAAGTAATGGAGTAAAACAAATAGTAACAGCAGCAACAAGTGCAGTTAGGGAAGCTCCAAACGGTCAAGATTTTATTAGAAGAGTTCTTGATGAAACTGATATTCAAATAGAAATGATAAGTGGATCTGAGGAAGCAAGATTAATTTACCTTGGTGTTCTTTCTGGTATGGCTTTTGAAGATAAGTCTTTTGTAATTATAGATATTGGAGGAGGATCTACAGAATTAATACTTGCAGATAAAAAAGATGCTAAAGCTCTTACCAGTTCGAGAATTGGTGCTGTAAGACTTAAAAATGATTTTTTAAATAAAGAGTCTATAAATTCAGAAAGATCAAGTTTTCTAACAACTTTTATTAAAGGATCTTTAGAACCATCTGTTCGAAAAATAAAGAGTAGATCTAAGGGAGATAAGAATTTATCTATGATTGCAACCAGTGGCACTGCAACCTCATTAGGAAATTTGATTTCAGATGATTTGGGAGAATCTAAACAAAAGTTGCATGGTTATAAATTTAAAAGGGAAAATTTACAAAATGTATTGGAAAAATTAATTAAATTGCCAGTTTCGGAAATCAAGAAAATACCTTCATTAAGTGAGAGAAGAGCAGAAATAATTATTCCAGGAGCATTGATATTAAAAACCGCAATGGAGATGTTGAACTTTAATGAATTAATAATAAGTGAGAGGGCGCTTCGAGAGGGTTTGGTTGTAGATTGGATGCTTCGTAAAGGGATAATTAAAAGCGAGTTTAATATTCAAAGTAATATTAGAAAAACGACTATAGTTCATCAGGCTAGAAAGTTTGGAGTAGATAATACAAGAGCTGAGAAAGTTATTGATATTGCCTTTCAAATCTATGATCAGACTAAAAATATCTTTTATAGCGATAATGCCCCTAAAGCCAAAGAACTTCTTTGGGCAGCTTCGAATCTTTATAATTGTGGTAGATACGTGAATGTTGGTTCATATCACAAACACTCTTGGTACTTAATAAAAAATTGTGAGTTGTTGGGATATTCTGAAGCAGAAACAAATATTATTGCTTCAATTGCTAGGTACCATAGAAAGAGTCTACCCAAGAAAAGACATGAGTCTTGGCAAAATTTAATATCCAAAGAAGATAAAACATTAGTTCTTGAAATGTCATTAATCCTGAGACTAGCAGCATCTCTTGATCAAAGACCTGACAAGGTGATCTCCTCAGTTCAAATAAAATTGCAGAAAAATATTCTTACTTTTGAACTTTTACCTTTAAATAGAAACCATGATCTTCTTCTTGAAAAATGGAACTTAGGATTATGCCGTAATGTAATAAAAGAACTAAAGAATTTGGATTTAAAAGTTATTTAG
- a CDS encoding LD-carboxypeptidase — MVFRLKKGDLIDILAPGSFIDEDENFQKGIEILKNWGLEINENNSLSKKFGYFAGDDLTRYEELEKAQNSKLIIFAKGGWGSARILEKEPSWQHGLMLGFSDTCSLLLSKYSQGFIGSIHGPMVTGLSKEPEWSLERLRNLLFKGYVEDIRGIPLRGGKAKGEIIVSNLTIATFLIGTNHFPDCKGKIIIFEDINEDIYKIDRMLTYLRMTKTLTEIAGIGFGSFSNDSCDLEWKDLLKKCIIERLQEFDFPILFDLPIGHIFGNACIPLGYEATLNGDDGILSIDTPF, encoded by the coding sequence ATGGTTTTTAGATTAAAAAAAGGAGATCTAATAGATATTTTAGCTCCAGGCTCCTTTATTGATGAAGACGAAAATTTTCAAAAAGGCATAGAAATTTTAAAAAACTGGGGCTTGGAAATTAATGAAAATAATTCTCTATCAAAAAAATTTGGTTATTTTGCAGGTGATGATCTAACTAGATATGAAGAACTGGAAAAAGCACAAAATAGTAAGCTAATCATTTTTGCAAAAGGGGGCTGGGGTTCAGCAAGAATATTAGAAAAAGAACCTTCTTGGCAGCATGGTTTAATGCTTGGATTCTCAGATACATGTTCTTTATTACTATCTAAATATTCTCAAGGATTTATAGGTTCTATTCATGGCCCCATGGTTACTGGCCTTTCCAAAGAGCCCGAGTGGAGTCTTGAGAGATTAAGAAATTTACTTTTTAAGGGATATGTTGAGGACATAAGAGGAATTCCTTTAAGGGGTGGGAAAGCTAAAGGAGAAATTATCGTTTCTAACTTAACTATTGCTACTTTTTTAATTGGTACTAATCACTTTCCAGATTGCAAAGGAAAAATAATAATTTTTGAAGATATTAATGAAGATATTTATAAAATTGATCGAATGTTGACTTACCTCAGAATGACTAAAACACTTACTGAAATTGCTGGCATTGGATTCGGAAGTTTTTCTAATGATTCCTGCGATCTTGAATGGAAAGATTTGTTAAAAAAATGCATTATTGAAAGACTCCAAGAGTTTGATTTTCCTATTCTTTTTGACCTCCCAATAGGCCACATATTTGGAAATGCTTGCATTCCTTTAGGATACGAAGCCACCTTAAATGGTGATGATGGCATTCTTAGTATCGATACACCTTTTTAA
- a CDS encoding helix-turn-helix domain-containing protein — translation MKEIKSVSEINNKGGDSSLKRIGNFIKEARLSKNQSIEELASDLKIGAHQLEAIEEGNEEKLPEKVFVKAMIRRISQKLKVDTEFLMDEFKTERKEVKIEEIVEEVSKKNYKSRQSKNFNPLGFLIFILISGFLGLIASSLIFNLFSDSSQNQTPKQELIKKTK, via the coding sequence TTGAAAGAAATAAAATCTGTTTCGGAAATCAACAATAAAGGAGGAGATTCCTCTTTAAAGAGAATCGGAAATTTCATTAAAGAGGCTAGATTAAGTAAAAATCAATCTATTGAAGAATTGGCCTCTGATTTAAAAATCGGCGCTCATCAACTTGAAGCCATAGAAGAAGGTAATGAAGAAAAACTACCTGAAAAAGTATTTGTCAAAGCAATGATTAGACGGATTTCACAAAAACTCAAAGTTGATACAGAATTTTTAATGGATGAATTCAAGACAGAGAGGAAAGAAGTCAAAATTGAAGAAATAGTTGAAGAAGTTTCCAAAAAAAATTACAAATCTAGGCAATCTAAAAATTTCAATCCATTAGGATTCCTAATATTTATTTTAATTTCAGGCTTTCTGGGACTAATCGCCTCGTCCTTAATTTTCAATTTATTTTCAGACTCTTCTCAGAATCAAACTCCAAAACAAGAACTTATTAAAAAAACTAAATAA